A genome region from Lactobacillus sp. ESL0791 includes the following:
- a CDS encoding folylpolyglutamate synthase/dihydrofolate synthase family protein, which translates to MIFTNAKDVINHLYSLPKLHPKSDLSYVKQVLAKLDNPQNKVKTIHVTGTNGKGSTSYYISNLLQKAGQKTGLFVSPYVYEFNERIQLNGRDISDADLVVAANVLEKILKEIKEQEPAFSLVTFEYEVALAFIFFAQEKCDYAVIEVGIGGQHDKTNVITPEVSVITTVGLDHEKIIGPTIQDIAREKSGVIKQKRPVVLGNVPESVLSLFLQRAAEKQAPIYLLNEDFTVSNTTQMLYADERNKFAFNSRPLVEEYDVAVAVKAFLLLQLPLSKKLLEEAINQTIIPGRYQVLKKTPLIIADGAHNIQAISNLLELVHTRGQRTGGRVRILIAMMKDKDLEEVFSLFNKTDQVVLTTINYPRAAKKEDFPCDVQMRYHYEEKWQAAFTKLKAESGKNDILLVTGSFYLVGELLTWEVKNAGKRN; encoded by the coding sequence AATAAGGTAAAAACGATTCATGTTACGGGAACCAATGGCAAGGGCTCAACTTCTTATTACATTAGTAATTTACTGCAAAAGGCCGGTCAAAAGACGGGCCTTTTTGTCTCACCTTATGTATATGAATTTAACGAACGAATTCAGCTTAACGGGCGTGATATCAGCGATGCAGATTTAGTGGTGGCAGCGAATGTATTGGAAAAAATCTTGAAAGAAATCAAGGAGCAAGAACCGGCTTTTTCCCTTGTGACTTTTGAATATGAAGTGGCTTTGGCTTTTATCTTTTTTGCTCAAGAAAAGTGTGACTATGCGGTGATTGAAGTCGGAATCGGTGGACAGCATGACAAGACGAATGTGATTACGCCGGAAGTTAGTGTCATTACAACCGTAGGCTTGGATCACGAAAAAATTATTGGCCCGACAATCCAGGATATTGCTCGTGAAAAGAGCGGCGTTATCAAGCAGAAAAGGCCAGTTGTCTTGGGTAATGTTCCAGAAAGTGTTTTGTCGCTTTTTTTGCAGCGGGCCGCAGAAAAACAAGCACCGATTTATTTGCTTAATGAAGATTTTACTGTTTCCAATACTACGCAGATGCTTTATGCAGATGAGCGAAATAAGTTTGCCTTTAATTCTCGCCCGTTGGTTGAGGAATATGATGTGGCGGTGGCGGTCAAAGCTTTTTTGCTATTACAATTACCTTTATCTAAAAAATTGCTTGAAGAGGCCATTAACCAGACAATAATACCGGGGAGATATCAGGTTCTGAAAAAAACGCCCTTGATCATTGCCGATGGGGCGCATAATATTCAGGCAATATCCAACTTACTGGAATTAGTTCACACGCGGGGTCAGCGAACAGGCGGCAGAGTGCGTATCCTGATTGCAATGATGAAGGACAAAGATTTGGAAGAAGTTTTTTCACTGTTTAATAAAACCGATCAGGTAGTTTTGACAACAATTAATTATCCCCGGGCCGCCAAGAAAGAAGATTTTCCATGCGATGTGCAGATGCGGTATCATTATGAAGAAAAATGGCAAGCGGCTTTTACCAAATTAAAAGCGGAAAGCGGCAAAAATGATATTTTGCTCGTGACCGGATCATTTTATTTGGTTGGCGAACTACTGACATGGGAGGTAAAAAATGCAGGTAAACGGAATTAA
- a CDS encoding HAD family phosphatase produces the protein MQVNGIKEEITGILFDMDGLLVNSEHLYWQANIQAAKEENLHTPDDTYLKLAGASEQVMQNFYHHYFKDKAQVDHFIARTNEIVWQWADEGKLQLQPGVQAALDQFQQLALPMALVSSNSEKVVEHVMWVTGIRNYFCFHVSLVDVKENNLRSKPAPDIYLLAAKKMNIAKENILAFEDSSSGVQAAKAAGIKCVMIPDLLPPTELDWQNAVMVCKNFCDFLGKI, from the coding sequence ATGCAGGTAAACGGAATTAAGGAAGAAATAACGGGCATCCTTTTCGATATGGACGGCCTGCTTGTTAATTCTGAGCACTTGTACTGGCAGGCGAATATTCAGGCAGCAAAAGAAGAAAATCTGCATACGCCTGATGACACCTATTTAAAACTGGCGGGTGCGTCTGAACAGGTGATGCAGAATTTTTATCACCACTATTTTAAAGATAAAGCTCAGGTAGATCATTTCATTGCCCGCACCAACGAAATTGTTTGGCAGTGGGCCGATGAAGGGAAACTGCAGCTGCAGCCGGGAGTACAGGCCGCGCTTGATCAATTTCAGCAATTAGCTCTTCCCATGGCATTGGTTTCCAGCAATTCTGAAAAAGTAGTTGAACATGTGATGTGGGTTACCGGAATTAGAAATTATTTCTGTTTTCATGTGAGTTTGGTGGATGTTAAAGAAAATAATTTGCGCTCTAAACCAGCACCGGATATTTATTTGTTGGCCGCAAAGAAAATGAATATAGCAAAAGAAAATATACTCGCATTTGAAGATTCGTCCTCAGGTGTGCAAGCTGCAAAGGCAGCAGGTATCAAGTGCGTGATGATTCCTGACTTGCTTCCGCCAACAGAGCTTGATTGGCAAAATGCTGTCATGGTTTGCAAAAATTTTTGTGATTTTTTAGGTAAAATTTAG
- a CDS encoding RadC family protein, translating into MKIEKTNHYLVNTDTEVLFNLFAELEDKGITDLQQLKDQIISQHIESFSDLLVYTSGPTCDIKIAVTIEEIMERLRSAESNRETILTSSHEVGTYLADKLAGHKQEEFWAIYIDNSNHIVAEKMLFRGTLDKTVVHPREIFRWAMIYGCAALFVVHNHPSGRLLPSQSDLKLTRQLDKAAELMQIRLLDHFIVGKEKYLSLKERELF; encoded by the coding sequence ATGAAAATTGAAAAAACAAACCATTACCTAGTAAATACGGATACTGAAGTTTTATTTAATTTGTTTGCGGAATTGGAGGATAAAGGGATTACTGATCTCCAGCAGCTAAAGGATCAAATTATTAGTCAGCATATCGAAAGTTTTAGTGATCTGCTCGTTTATACGTCTGGCCCGACATGTGACATTAAAATAGCTGTTACCATTGAGGAAATAATGGAGCGGCTACGGAGCGCAGAAAGCAACCGTGAAACGATTCTTACCTCAAGTCATGAAGTGGGAACTTATTTGGCCGACAAACTGGCTGGGCACAAGCAGGAAGAATTTTGGGCAATTTATATTGATAACAGCAACCATATTGTTGCGGAAAAAATGCTTTTCCGCGGTACTTTGGATAAAACGGTTGTTCATCCACGCGAGATTTTTCGTTGGGCAATGATTTATGGCTGCGCGGCACTATTTGTGGTCCACAATCATCCCAGCGGCAGATTGTTGCCGTCTCAAAGTGACTTGAAATTGACTAGGCAGCTGGACAAGGCTGCTGAATTAATGCAGATTAGGTTGCTAGATCATTTTATTGTTGGCAAAGAAAAGTATCTCAGCTTAAAAGAACGCGAATTGTTTTAA
- a CDS encoding rod shape-determining protein: protein MFGLGSKNIGIDLGTANTLVYIEGKGIVLREPSVVAKNTQTKKVIAVGSEAREMIGRTPATIVAIRPMKDGVIADYDTTAAMLKYFMEKTVGNSKPSVMICVPSGVTEVEKRAVIDAARVAGAREAYVIEEPFAAAIGAGLPVMDPTGSMVVDIGGGTTDVATISLGGIVSSTSIRQAGDKFNIAIVNYVHSNFNLLIGERTAEDIKIQIGSASIDKAKEIESVTIRGRDLVTGLPKSIEITATDVATAIQDVVQAIIIAIKETLEQTSPEIAADVIDHGIVLTGGGALLKNLPDVISDATKVPVFIAQEPLDCVAVGTGKSLKSIEVMRRSRK from the coding sequence GTGTTTGGATTAGGTTCAAAAAATATTGGGATCGACTTGGGCACTGCCAATACGCTTGTATATATTGAGGGTAAAGGCATCGTCTTGAGGGAGCCTTCTGTAGTTGCCAAAAATACACAGACGAAAAAAGTAATTGCTGTAGGTTCGGAAGCTAGGGAAATGATTGGCCGCACACCAGCAACAATCGTTGCGATTCGTCCTATGAAGGACGGTGTGATTGCCGATTACGATACAACGGCTGCGATGCTCAAGTATTTTATGGAAAAGACCGTGGGCAATTCCAAGCCTTCTGTGATGATCTGTGTCCCGTCCGGAGTGACCGAAGTTGAAAAACGGGCCGTAATTGATGCCGCTAGGGTTGCTGGTGCTCGTGAAGCCTATGTGATTGAAGAACCGTTTGCGGCCGCAATTGGTGCTGGGTTACCCGTGATGGATCCAACTGGTTCAATGGTTGTTGACATTGGTGGGGGCACAACTGATGTTGCAACAATTTCACTTGGGGGAATTGTTTCGTCAACTTCGATTCGCCAGGCTGGCGACAAGTTTAATATCGCGATTGTTAATTACGTTCATTCAAATTTCAACTTATTGATTGGCGAAAGAACTGCCGAAGATATTAAAATTCAGATTGGTTCGGCTTCAATTGATAAAGCTAAAGAAATTGAGTCTGTAACAATTCGGGGAAGAGACTTGGTAACAGGTCTGCCCAAATCGATTGAGATTACGGCAACTGATGTTGCAACAGCGATCCAAGATGTTGTTCAGGCAATTATCATTGCAATTAAAGAAACTTTAGAGCAAACCTCTCCCGAAATTGCGGCCGATGTGATTGATCACGGAATTGTTTTAACCGGCGGCGGCGCACTATTAAAAAACTTGCCGGATGTGATCTCGGATGCAACTAAAGTCCCGGTATTTATTGCGCAGGAGCCGCTTGACTGTGTTGCAGTCGGGACTGGTAAATCGCTCAAGAGTATTGAAGTAATGCGCAGAAGTCGCAAATAA
- the mreC gene encoding rod shape-determining protein MreC — MKKILQNKKLLTVCIILIIIFSVLGFSVSLRKKRNTPLLIQSFGNDIVAVGTRIVDFPVKIISGGLNSVHDILNAQNENNYLKSRITNMQRSEAENEALTSENKQLKSALKLKDTLTSYTTINASVISRSPDSWSDLLVINKGATAGLQKNMAVMCGGGVIGRIIEVNAASAKVELITTTDKSANRFSVQATTSDGKIVHGIITVIGNNQLAFTQVVDSKKLKQGSQIYTSGLGGNSPKGLLIGTISSTTHDTFGLSDLIEIKPAGEINDPSVVTVIKRKVAG; from the coding sequence ATGAAAAAAATTTTACAAAACAAAAAGTTATTAACAGTGTGCATCATACTAATCATCATTTTTTCAGTCTTGGGTTTCAGTGTGAGCCTGCGTAAAAAGAGAAATACACCATTGCTAATTCAAAGTTTTGGTAATGATATTGTGGCTGTTGGTACGCGCATAGTTGATTTTCCAGTTAAAATAATTTCTGGTGGTTTAAATAGCGTTCATGATATTTTGAATGCGCAAAATGAAAATAATTATTTAAAGTCACGCATAACCAATATGCAGCGGTCCGAAGCCGAAAATGAAGCTTTGACATCTGAAAATAAACAGTTAAAGTCTGCATTGAAGCTGAAAGATACCTTAACTTCGTATACAACGATCAACGCTTCGGTAATTTCGCGTTCTCCTGACAGTTGGTCCGATTTGTTGGTAATTAATAAGGGAGCAACTGCCGGTCTTCAGAAAAATATGGCTGTGATGTGCGGTGGTGGTGTTATTGGCAGAATTATTGAAGTCAATGCCGCATCCGCTAAAGTTGAATTGATTACGACAACTGATAAGTCTGCCAATCGTTTTTCGGTTCAAGCAACAACTTCTGATGGCAAGATTGTTCATGGCATAATCACAGTTATTGGCAATAATCAGTTAGCCTTTACGCAGGTTGTTGACAGCAAAAAGTTGAAGCAGGGAAGCCAAATCTATACAAGTGGACTAGGAGGCAATTCGCCTAAAGGTTTGCTGATTGGGACAATCAGCAGCACAACTCATGATACTTTCGGGTTGTCTGATTTAATTGAAATTAAGCCAGCCGGCGAAATTAATGATCCGTCAGTCGTCACGGTCATTAAGCGGAAGGTGGCGGGTTAA
- the mreD gene encoding rod shape-determining protein MreD has translation MQFLRKNVLAIALYFTIAIDGSLAFYLHQFMNLGKYSGSCLLLPVSVMLINLFDSNNTKEFWLALGIGIIADLYFWGIIGIYAVFFPLSSFFCQKIARFLPEVFWTRLLVILLGVIILAAYSWFILTITGLISVSIKSLFASLPLTLFWALIFASATYWLWGTLAFKYPFLIDLNAYK, from the coding sequence ATGCAGTTTTTGCGTAAAAATGTGTTAGCAATTGCTTTATACTTTACCATAGCTATTGATGGCAGCCTGGCTTTTTATCTGCATCAATTTATGAATCTGGGAAAGTATAGTGGCTCATGTTTATTATTACCGGTTTCTGTGATGCTGATTAATCTTTTTGACAGTAACAATACGAAAGAATTTTGGTTAGCTCTGGGGATTGGGATAATTGCTGATCTTTACTTTTGGGGAATTATTGGTATTTATGCTGTTTTTTTCCCGTTAAGTTCATTTTTTTGTCAAAAAATCGCCCGCTTTTTACCGGAAGTGTTTTGGACAAGGCTGCTCGTGATTTTGCTTGGTGTAATTATTCTGGCAGCTTATAGCTGGTTTATTTTGACAATCACAGGTTTGATCTCTGTTTCCATTAAGTCACTTTTTGCTAGTTTGCCATTAACTTTGTTTTGGGCACTAATTTTTGCAAGTGCAACTTATTGGCTTTGGGGAACACTGGCATTTAAATATCCGTTCTTAATTGATTTAAATGCCTACAAATAA